In the genome of Fusarium fujikuroi IMI 58289 draft genome, chromosome FFUJ_chr02, one region contains:
- a CDS encoding related to ubiquitin-conjugating enzyme encodes MPPFNSMSALPSLRKQQLLSEFAGLKQACPEGIFVSLTPGDATLWSGVLFVRKGPYCPAILRFQISFPDSYPQLPPLVVFSTDMFHPLITPLTTYMYTTDIQESGTVSASDQERLPPGGFSLRHGFPDWFGRGRRSMLEAKQAPVTSPGSTSNSTTSANPSSGTPSYMRTGKKSVSAYEVLHYIRSAFDTEEVLDSVPLAAAGNPGAWHAWRTHRKATGKLVEDTAAEEEQKEQEQSEHRPESVKSGSSTATPRRPGEWNWDGVWEDRVKKNVSASLSEPVLYGETKNSDDLIKFLAMEDTDIDSVKDNLRRTLGQAT; translated from the exons ATGCCGCCCTTCAATAGTATGAGCGCATTGCCATCGCTGCGCAAACAACAGCTCCTCTCAGAATT CGCTGGACTCAAGCAAGCTTGCCCTGAGGGCATATTTGTTAGTCTAACCCCAGGCGATGCTACGCTCTGGTCTGGTGTTCTCTTCGTTCGCAAAG GCCCCTATTGCCCTGCTATACTCAGATTTCAAATATCATTCCCCGACTCGTATCCCCAACTCCCACCTCTCGTCGTCTTTTCGACAGACATGTTCCATCCTCTCATCACACCCTTGACAACATACATGTACACAACCGACATCCAAGAAAGTGGCACAGTGAGCGCCTCGGATCAAGAGCGGTTACCGCCAGGAGGCTTCAGCTTGCGCCATGGATTCCCGGATTGGTTCGGACGAGGTAGACGGAGTATGTTGGAAGCGAAACAAGCGCCTGTGACGAGTCCTGGTTCGACCAGTAACTCCACAACATCAGCAAATCCATCGTCGGGAACACCTTCTTATATGCGCACTGGGAAAAAGAGTGTCTCAGCTTATGAAGTTCTACACTACATCCGCAGTGCCTTCGACACAGAAGAAGTTCTCGACTCGGTACCCCTCGCGGCGGCAGGAAATCCAGGAGCTTGGCACGCATGGAGAACGCACCGCAAAGCAACGGGGAAGCTGGTGGAAGATACAGctgcggaggaggagcagaaagaacaagaacagaGCGAGCATAGACCAGAGAGCGTGAAGTCGGGATCATCTACGGCTACCCCAAGACGACCTGGAGAATGGAATTGGGATGGAGTCTGGGAGGATAGAGTCAAGAAGAACGTTTCTGCGAGCTTGTCGGAGCCTGTCCTCTATGGAGAGACCAAGAATTCAGACGACCTG ATCAAGTTTCTTGCAATGGAGGACACCGATATCGACTCTGTGAAGGACAACCTGCGTCGAACACTTGGGCAAGCTACATAA
- a CDS encoding TCR1-like protein encodes MARSRQMTAANREAAGRNERPLPPFPAKQMFVLACCRICEPIAFMSIFPYIYYMIQDFNITDDSNKISVYAGMVTSAFTLAEFSTGVLWGRLSDKIGRKPVLLFGLLGTALSVLVFGFAPSLPVALFARALGGLLNGNIGVLQTTVAELVTVKEHQPRAYTIMPMVWCIGSIVGPMIGGALARPCISYPEIFARGTIWDRYPYLLPNLFSAATVFFGVIIGLLFLDETHAEKKSQRDRGREIGDYLASWFGGVASCNGRGRSPEKQALLDGKQNVQYLSTSVRPGSAHSDEALPAYRSQENSPRLAPQPDTQSLNEAPLEPIVVRKSKTFTKPVIMNIISYGILAFHTMTFDQLFPVFLSTKRPEHPVHDLPFKFTDGFGLETKMIGVIMSVQGLYSLFSNYLIVPPVTRRLGSLRLFRILAFSYFALYLVTPYLVLLPDSMRMPAIYLLVIWKCTFSTMAYPSNAILLANSAPSKQVLGTINGIAASTASLCRALGPTLSGLLYSWGLQTGYSGLAWWFSGLITIVGAYLGSQITEGGPQDDVLPEEDPLLDEGLFTDYDEEESV; translated from the exons ATGGCGAGGAGTCGTCAAATGACTGCGGCCAACCGCGAAGCTGCTGGCCGCAATGAGAGGCCGCTTCCCCCATTCCCCGCAAAGCAGATGTTTGTTCTAG CCTGCTGCAGAATATGCGAACCGATCGCCTTCATGTCCATCTTCCCCTACATTTACTACATGATTCAAGATTTCAACATTACCGATGATTCCAACAAGATTTCAGTTTACGCCGGCATGGTCACCTCCGCTTTCACATTGGCCGAATTCTCGACAGGAGTTCTTTGGGGACGACTTAGCGACAAGATTGGCCGAAAGCCAGTGCTTCTCTTTGGTCTGCTTGGAACTGCTCTCAGCGTCTTGGTCTTTGGTTTCGCCCCCAGTCTGCCAGTCGCACTCTTTGCGCGCGCTCTCGGAGGTCTTCTCAATGG CAACATTGGCGTCCTTCAGACAACTGTCGCCGAGCTTGTCACTGTCAAGGAACATCAAC CCCGAGCTTATACTATCATGCCCATGGTGTGGTGCATTGG ATCGATCGTTGGGCCTATGATTGGAGGAGCTCTCGCACGACCATGCATCAGCTACCCCGAGATCTTCGCTCGTGGAACCATCTGGGACCGATATCCCTACCTTCTCCCCAATCTCTTCAGCGCCGCCACCGTTTTCTTCGGAGTCATCATTGGACTTCTCTTCCTGGATGAGACccatgctgagaagaagtccCAGCGAGACCGTGGACGTGAGATTGGAGATTACCTCGCCAGCTGGTTCGGTGGAGTTGCCAGCTGCAACGGACGAGGCCGCTCTCCCGAGAAGCaggctcttcttgatggaAAGCAAAATGTCCAGTATCTCTCGACCAGTGTTCGCCCTGGCTCTGCCCACTCTGACGAGGCCCTGCCTGCTTACCGAAGCCAAGAGAATTCGCCCCGACTTGCTCCTCAGCCTGATACACAATCCCTGAACGAAGCCCCCTTGGAACCCATTGTGGTGCGAAAGTCAAAGACTTTCACCAAGCCTGTCATCATGAACATCATTTCTTATGGCATTCTCGCCTT CCACACTATGACTTTTGACCAGCTTTTCCCAGTTTTCCTGAGCACCAAGCGACCTGAACACCCCGTTCACGACCTCCCCTTCAAGTTTACCGATGGATTCGGCCTCGAGACTAAGATGATCGGTGTCATCATGTCGGTTCAGGGACTTTACTCACTCTTCTCCAACTATCTTATCGTTCCTCCAGTTACCCGACGACTTGGATCTCTGCGCCTCTTCCGAATTCTTGCATTCTCGTACTTTGCGCTCTACCTAGTCACACCCTACCTTGTGCTGCTACCCGACTCTATGAGAATGCCCGCTATCTACCTGCTTGTCATCTGGAAGTGCACATTCTCCACCATGGCCTACCCCAGCAACGCCATTCTGCTGGCCAACTCGGCACCATCTAAGCAGGTCCTTGGAACGATCAACGGAATTGCGGCCTCAACTGCCAGCTTGTGCCGTGCTCTTGGCCCGACTCTCTCTGGTCTCCTCTACTCTTGGGGTCTTCAGACTGGATACTCTGGACTGGCTTGGTGGTTCAGCGGACTTATCACCATTGTTGGGGCATATCTCGGCTCACAAATTACCGAGGGCGGACCTCAGGACGATGTGTTGCCTGAGGAGGATCCTCTCTTGGATGAGGGTCTTTTCACCGACTacgacgaggaggagagtgTTTAA
- a CDS encoding related to positive transcriptional regulator for purine utilization produces MPARGPPSPSSQPAKRQRQDSNDDGSPRNGQSSPQDRERERLQADGASASSTTASPSVAAKAGQSSNFRNVSACNRCRLRKNRCDQKLPSCASCAKAGVACVGYDPITKKEIPRSYVYYLETRVEQLENLLSANNITFPPAENLELCSRIGTDTASINSATETGYSGPSEAGDRRPQSQAVESLKKKSGQSGFLNIVSPSKPRSLASASGVSFARVVYAAVQYSSSGQPNPNDPRNPRQPSGNGASLRDSFFGLHTRPSIKPASFPSKEVGLRLVRLYFEHSNPQIPILHRGEFMQTFERIYATQDPARGSRELYLLNMVFAIGCGVIVGEPVKSDSSGDAGADNKSRCEPEEYHASAIVHLESCLSNSGGGLEVLQAVLLLANFALLRPVPPGLWYIIGVAVRLAVDLGLHYEDDREIDSIPNERDQTDGAGSRENGAQTRGKKLWVRDMRRRLWWCTYSLDRLVSTCVGRPFGVSDQVITTEFPSLLDDDYITPTGLADPASDQLQPSYKHVAHHYFRLRLLQSEILQVLQYNQAQIAKAGVQGKFPDMHIHLPSPFLVQFDSFRSWRIDIDRRLYQWKTSAPSRQETGVMFSTEFLELNYWQAIIMLYRQSLSVPAMFEGEYNSSNEVNSPTAFQAELREDEDRIYLKVAEAGQKILRIYRQLHLSGLVSYTYLSTHHLFMAGISYLYAIWHSPIVRSRLSMDEVDFTILAAKSVLTDMIDKCPPAETCRDAFDRTAKATIKMASSTGGFGAPTARRQRSAWNTPPDSSKGTGQGRHRPQGSDQASYQIDLSLSDSLSSPTLSVAGDGNAQPSPPMARSTEGYLLKSRSRGGPSPTDSGHKQEGSPIESGMVPSPIPRRVTSQPNGGGSYGGQQQFNGQDYPDAQTMEFLQNLGASSNGDFTAMDQSQLDMGLSMNWEGLHHDFGEAPQMNPFDAFFFGGPQGGGGQDGGMNM; encoded by the exons ATGCCTGCGCGTGGCCCTCCGTCCCCGAGCTCGCAACCCGCAAagcgacagcgacaagaCTCAAATGACGATGGATCGCCGCGCAACGGCCAGTCGAGCCCCCAGGATCGTGAGCGCGAACGTCTCCAAGCCGACGGCGCTTCAGCATCTTCCACTACTGCCTCTCCCTCAGTAGCGGCCAAGGCAGGCCAAAGCAGTAACTTTCGCAACGTCAGCGCCTGTAACCGTTGTCGCCTACGTAAAAACCGTTGTGATCAGAAGCTACCGAGCTGCGCAAGTTGCGCTAAGGCAGGAGTCGCTTGTGTTGGCTACGATCCCATTACAAAGAAGGAAATCCCACGCAG TTATGTTTACTATCTCGAAACCCGAGTCGAGCAGCTCGAGAATCTGCTTAGCGCCAATAACATCACCTTTCCCCCAGCCGAAAACCTCGAATTGTGTTCTCGAATAGGCACCGACACCGCCAGTATCAACTCCGCCACCGAAACAGGTTATTCCGGACCATCAGAAGCCGGCGACCGAAGGCCTCAGAGCCAGGCGGTGGAATCGCTTAAGAAAAAGTCGGGCCAATCAGGGTTCCTCAACATCGTGAGCCCCTCGAAACCTCGGTCTTTAGCATCCGCATCTGGTGTCTCGTTCGCCCGGGTCGTATATGCTGCAGTTCAGTATTCATCCTCTGGACAACCTAACCCGAATGATCCCAGAAATCCTCGGCAACCGAGCGGCAATGGAGCTTCGCTACGCGATTCGTTTTTCGGCCTTCATACTAGGCCGTCTATCAAGCCTGCAAGCTTCCCCAGTAAAGAAGTCGGCTTGCGGCTCGTGAGGTTATATTTTGAACACTCGAACCCTCAAATTCCAATTCTGCACAGAGGAGAGTTTATGCAGACGTTTGAACGCATATATGCCACTCAAGATCCGGCCCGAGGCTCGCGAGAACTCTATTTGTTGAATATGGTTTTCGCCATCGGCTGTGGTGTCATTGTTGGCGAACCAGTGAAATCTGACTCATCTGGCGACGCTGGTGCAGACAACAAAAGTCGATGTGAACCAGAGGAGTATCACGCGAGCGCAATCGTGCACCTAGAATCGTGTTTAAGCAACAGTGGAGGAGGATTAGAAGTTCTGCAAGCCGTCCTCCTTCTGGCTAATTTTGCTCTGCTTCGACCCGTTCCCCCTGGCCTCTG GTACATCATTGGTGTTGCTGTTCGACTGGCGGTCGATCTCGGCCTTCACTATGAGGATGACAGGGAAATTGATTCCATTCCTAACGAAAGGGATCAGACTGATGGTGCTGGTTCTCGAGAGAATGGGGCACAAACCCGGGGGAAGAAGCTGTGGGTGCGAGATATGAGGCGCCGTTTATGGTGGTGCACGTACTCTCTCGATCGTCTGGTTAGCACATGCGTTGGAAGACCATTCGGCGTCAGCGATCAGGTCATCACTACCGAGTTTCCGTCCTTGTTGGACGATGACTATATTACACCGACCGGACTTGCAGATCCAGCATCAGATCAGCTCCAACCTAGCTACAAGCATGTTGCCCATCATTACTTCCGACTGAGGCTGCTGCAATCGGAAATTCTTCAGGTGTTGCAGTACAATCAGGCTCAGATCGCCAAAGCGGGTGTGCAGGGCAAGTTCCCTGATATGCACATTCATCTCCCGTCGCCCTTCCTGGTGCAGTTCGATTCGTTCCGTTCATGGCGCATAGATATCGACCGAAGGCTGTACCAGTGGAAGACGTCAGCACCATCGAGACAAGAGACGGGTGTCATGTTTTCGACCGAGTTTCTTGAGCTCAATTACTGGCAGGCGATCATAATGCTCTATCGTCAGAGCCTCAGTGTTCCTGCAATGTTCGAAGGGGAGTATAATTCATCAAATGAGGTTAACAGCCCAACGGCGTTCCAAGCAGAGCTTcgtgaagatgaggatcGAATCTACCTGAAAGTTGCAGAGGCAGGCCAAAAGATCCTCCGCATATATAGACAACTCCATCTCAGTGGGTTGGTGAGCTACACCTATCTTTCCACCCATCACCTGTTCATGGCAGGAATCTCGTACCTTTATGCCATCTGGCACTCGCCCATCGTACGAAGTCGCCTG AGCATGGATGAAGTGGACTTTACAATCCTCGCTGCCAAATCGGTTCTCACAGATATGATCGACAAGTGCCCTCCCGCCGAGACGTGCCGAGATGCGTTCGATCGAACAGCCAAGGCGACCATTAAGATGGCCTCTTCAACAGGTGGTTTCGGTGCCCCGACGGCCCGAAGACAACGCTCTGCGTGGAACACACCGCCGGACTCGTCAAAAGGAACGGGGCAGGGACGTCACCGTCCACAGGGCTCAGACCAGGCTTCTTATCAGATTGATTTGTCGCTGTCTGACTCGCTTTCCTCCCCTACATTGTCTGTTGCGGGCGACGGGAATGCACAGCCATCGCCCCCAATGGCACGATCAACAGAGGGTTATTTGCTCAAATCGCGAAGTCGAGGTGGACCAAGCCCTACAGACTCTGGCCATAAGCAAGAGGGATCGCCTATAGAATCGGGAATGGTTCCTTCACCAATTCCTCGAAGAGTGACGTCCCAACCAAACGGCGGAGGATCCTATGGTGGACAGCAGCAATTTAACGGACAGGACTATCCAGATGCTCAAACAATGGAGTTCCTCCAAAACCTGGGCGCGTCATCGAACGGAGACTTTACTGCCATGGACCAGTCGCAGCTTGACATGGGTCTAAGCATGAACTGGGAGGGCCTTCACCACGACTTTGGTGAGGCACCACAGATGAACCCCTTTGACgcattcttctttggcggTCCCCAAGGAGGTGGAGGCCAAGACGGCGGCATGAACATGTAG